GTATGCTTTCCAACTTTTTCCTTGCCATTTCTTTGTTGTGTTGAGATACTTTTTGATTCGTTATTAACATGAGTAATTCCGTATCATCGGAAGCATCAATAATTTCAGAAATGAGATCATCATCATCAGTCGTTTCTATTCTACCAGATTGTAGAAGAAAATCAAATAAAAAAAGGGCATCAAGCGAAATCAGTTTAAGCTTTTCCTTTCTTAATGCTAAATTTTTAATGTTTTTCAAAACGTCTAAACCTGATTTGAAACCATACGATTTGTACTTATTGTAGGCTTGCACGACAGGTTGCTCAGGAAATAAGTCTCGAAACAAAATGGTGGTATCACCCAGTTGAGTCATCTCTTTAAATGATGTTTTGTATGGATTATTGTAATTCCACGCATAGTACAACCAGATTTCTCCAGTAGTGAGATTATGAACATTGGAATAAATGGTGAAGGCACCCTGGCGCTGGGCGGTTGAGTCGCAAATCTGACTGAATAGCTCAAAACTTGGTTCAGAATTTTTCAGCAATGAAGTTGCAATAGGGTAACGCCAGCATCTTTTGTAGTCATCATCTTTGTGACAAAGATTATAATTAGTGGAAACTTGAAAACTCTGAGTAGATAGCCAACTACTATCAGCTGTTATTATGCCTTTATTTCCTTGTTTATCAGCTAAATGGATTTGTGCAGTATTCATTTCAGATAGGGAGTAAGAGTCAAAAAGTTCAATTACTTCATGAACTGATTTGCACCGTCCTAGCATATGCAACATCAGATCACTTGAAGAGCCTGGGAACACTTTCTTAAAAGGAACATTTTTTACTTCTGATGCCTCAACCAAATTGATATCAAAGAACAAGCCAGCTTCATTTATTCCACCTTGGGGAAAATTGTTGTTAGGATAATCGAAAAATATGAAAGCTAAAGTTGAATCTGTCTCTGTTACAATTTGGATATGCGTTGAAAAATTATACCAATAAAAGTCTTCATTGTTGCCAGCCCACATTTGGCCATGCTGGTCTCGTGCACAAAAAATGGTGCAACACCAGCACACTGTAGTTGTCAAGAATAATATCGGAATAATACTAAGTCTTTTGATCATTATGCTGGATCCATTTGTAGCAGATTTCCAATCTCAAACAAACCATTGTTAGCTATACAGGCATCCTGCACGGTTGCCTGCAAGTAGCAAGACGAAATCATTAGCGCTAGCAGAATGGGCAGCACCGGGGGCTTCACTACCCTGCTGGAGGATTTCATGATCGAGTTCGGATGCAGTTGGTAGAGTACGCATGCCTATGTCTTTTTGTAGAATGTTGTACTCCCTCCTTTATGAAACGGCAGAGATTAAAAAGAAAATCAATGTAATTACACTTACTACGGTTGTGAAAATCCCTGTCCCTTTAGACTTTGTCCATCCAGACAATCCTATGATCGTCAAGAGTGAAAAAACCCCGACTATATACCCCAAAAACCCAATTATTCTTGGTGTATTTAATCCACTTTCAGCGATAGCACCAGGATAACCATCTGTAGTCCTCATTAAGATATTTGTCATTGCAAATACAGTGGTAAGAAATCCAGCAGAAGAAGTGGTAGCCAGTTTCAAAATGATATTGAGAAGTCGGGTTTCCGATTTACTAATCAGCAAATTGGCTGTAAGTGCTATGGAAAACCCGCCTAGAAATACTGACATTAGAATGAATTGACTCGAAAGTTTATTCCAATACTCTAAAGATAATTCTACCATCCTATATTTTAATTAAATGTGATAATGGTACACCCACCGACTAAACCATCAATGACCGTCACCTACCTATACCAAATCTAGCAGTTTTTCAATCCTGAACAAACCATTATCGGCTATAGGGGTGTACGTTCATCGGGAAGATGCGTAACTCGTCATCTGCGTCTCACTGGTTGGAGACCACTCCGAGAAGGGGCACGAAATGGATACTTAATCACTATTGCCTAAGATTCCGGTCTTCTTCGTGCCTCAGAAACCGGAATGACGTTCTCTTCCCGTTACGTCATTCCGGTTTTGGACGAGCGCAGCGAGGGACAAATACCGGAATCTTCTGGTTCATTGGAGCACCTGGCAGGCTCAGGTAAAGCTCATTTCATTGGTCGGCAGCAACCTCGAATCCTCCAATGCCGCAGTACGATGCCCCGCGTTTTTCAGATAATCTCCATTCTGTGCAAATTCCATAAACCTCGAAACAGACTCGTGCTCTACCAACAATACAGCATCCCATTTTTCAGTATCGGGCCCAATGAGAAAGCTTTTGCTCTTGCCATAATAGATTACCCGGCTTCCGGCCTTTTCTAATTCGGGCAGTGTGCTCTTCATGTATAATTGGTACGCTTCTTCTCCGCTGATTTCCTCTGCGGGCTTCAATGCCTCCAAGTTGGTATAGTCAGCCGTGGCTCTAAACTTCAGTAAGTTCAGCATCACTACCTTTCCTTTGTTGTGAAAATGTTGATAAAATTCCTTACCCGCTTCAGGGCTTGCGTCCATGTATTTGCGCATATTTTTTCTATTACAATTTGGTTCAAAAAACACTCAACAGCCAGTCTGAAACCCCTTTTTGGGCATCAGCTACCTGTCTCAATCAAATCTAATGGATTTTGAATATCAAACAAACCATTGTTAGCCATAGAGGTATACATCCAGGATGTCTGGCACGCTTAATTGTTGGGCTACTAATAGAGACAGTAGGAGATTACCGATCGTATTTGGATTTTGGAGGGGGTGGGCAGCTGCGACTTTTGGCGGCTACCTTTTTGTTTCGAGTTCGTTCGATCCAGTAGACTGAGTAAGCGATCCAACATATCACTGCAAAGATTCCAAATGTTGCCATCTGATTCTTTTTGTAGTTCAGCATCCATTCAAGTTTGAAAAGAGTTGTGTTGTTAGAGTCAATCTGAAATATGTCGTTCCCTCTTCCCCAAGTTAGGAAAGCTTGTGTTCTGTTCCGTTTGTAGAGAGTTACCACATCCCCTTCACTAACTTGGTTCAAAAGTTCGTCAAATTTGAACTTGAATTCCTCGTGTAGTCGGTAGAGTTCTGATCCCGTGTCCAAACGAATCATCAATGGATGATATGTTCCTCCAGATTGACTAATTGACTTTTCTGGTACTATGTCGATATAAGTTATTCGACCCTCAAGAGGAGTTAAGTCGTTAAGTTGGAAGTTCGTCATATAAAGGTGTCCCAAGAATCCCCAGGTAAAGAATATTCCAGCAGTCGGCACGATGAATCGATTTAAGAAGCTCTTCTTTCCAAATTCGTTCCGTAAATATTTGAGCCAATTGATCATTTCTTGAGTTACGCTGGTTGCCGCTAACCAGCTATCCGCCGTGTGTCCGGAGCTGATAGAAAGCAGAAAGGTAGCGAATCTGCCCAACCACCACAATGGCATCCACGAAGAAATGCGTTTTGCAAGTCTAAGGGCAGAAAGAATGAAGGTGGGACGGCCGAGTTTTGATGAACTTTCAGAAAGCACTCCCGATAGCTATCGAGAGGCACCTGGCGGATGAGCATCTGTGAGGAGCTTTTTAGTTCAGCCCTTTTTCTCCTATTCTGTCAAAAATCCAGTTAAATGCGTCGTTGACGATTTCTTCAGTTTTTAGTTTAGATGTGTTGATTCGCCAGATAAAGTTGAAATCCTCATCAACGTCTAAAGCAAATGTCTGGGCCTTATTTTCTTGAGGTTCATTCCCAGGGTAGAATATCGCCTGATTATTAGAAGTGAAATGTCCCTTCCAATACTTAACCCATAATTTAGCATCTGATGTTGAATTGCTATAAGCTATCACCCAATAAAAACTACAACTAAAACCATTCGACCTAAATACAAAAGATGGTTGATTTGGGTCTTCCTCAGTTCCAAAGTTCACACCTTTTTCCCTAAGCTGATGCAATCTTTGTTTGATCAGGTCAAACATTCTTAGAACTTCCTCTTCGGATTTCTCAACAGCTTCAGTCGATTCAAGAAAGCTTTGACGTTTTCTTTCAAAGTCTCTTTTTGTTTTTAGCCTTTCAACTCTCTCTAACGTTTCGTCAAATGGATTCTTCGATTCTTGCTTTCCTGAGGGTTCTTCCTCGGATTCAAGATCAGACACTAAATCTCTAAATGCTTTTAAAAAGTTAGTATTCTCGATTTCCTTTTCATCCTGAGATTCATAACTATATGGGAGGTCAACTTGCTTATGTATGAATCCCTTTAACGACTTGATAATCTGATGTTCAACAATTGGTTTTACACTTTTCTTTATCGCTATTGAATAACCGATTTCTTGATTAATCCACTGAGTTGAGATTGACTTAGCAGTTAAGATTGGGATGATTACAAAACTACTTTCTATTCCATCAGTCACCTTTTTCACCAGAGGTTTAAGAGCTTCTCGGTTTGAAGCAATAACAAGTGGTTCGAAGGTGTTATGATTTTCCAATTCGGATATAATCAGTTCAATTTTTTCTTTGTCGAAATCAGAATAACTAATGAAGAGTTTCTTTCTCATTGCAGATAATTGTCTTAACAACCGACCAACAACCCCCTGGCTGCCAGCCGCCTTCTACCAAATCTAACAGTTTTTCAATCCTGAACAAACCATTGCTGGCCATAGAGGCATACATCCAGGATGCCTGGCACGCTAAATTGTCGGCCACCTCAATAAAGGCAAGGGGAGACTACTGATCGTATTTAGATTTTGGAGGGGGTGGGCAGCTACGGCTGTTACCCACCTGTTATTTTGCCTTTCTAGGGAAGAAAATCTGCTGACCAAATGCAATTCTTAAATGATAAATTGCCCCGTTAAATGTCGATACCTTCTTTTCAAAGGTTGGGTTTTGGTAAAAGAGGTTGATGCGTATAAAGTTTCTGAGTTCACTACTCTTAGATTTGATGGAGTAAATAGGCTTATTTTTTGGTTCCCATTTATAATCAACTCCGATACCGTATGTCAAATCATTAGTTGATGTAATATTCTCCATATTTTCAAATCTATCAGTTCCAGGTGGAACTATTCCAAAACCACGGAATCCACCTTTTAAAGAGATATTCACTCGTTCGGTTCGTAAAACATTTACTCCAAGTAAAACCTCACCCATCCCCAGTCCAGTATTAGTGTCTTTTTTCCACAATGTATCAGCCTCAAATTCTTTTTGAACTTTTTGACCGATTCCATACCCAAAGCCAAGTGAAAATGTTAGGAATTTGTATTTTCCTTCCAGGGCTCCATTAATAGGAATTGAAAATGAAAAATGGTTGTTTAGACCTTCAGTTGGTATATACACTCCAGTGCTTAACATTGAAGCAAAACCAATATCACTTGTTGTATAGTTTAGTCCTTTAATTTCATCGGTAAAGCCGGTGTATATTGAGTTTGGATAATTCCTCCTGAATAACTCAACTTGACTGAATAGGGCTTCAAAAATACTATTCTGATTGATGTCTTGAAGTGCAAGTTGATAGGTTAAGTATATTTCTAAGATATGTTTTTGCTCATCATTAAATTGGTTTATCTCAGATGTAATCACACCTTCCTTAGCAATTAATATCTTGGAAAAATCTTCATAAAGGTTGTCGTCATAGAAATAGGTAATTACGCCTTCATTTTTTGGGTGTCTATAGCCCCATTTATTAATTTCTGGATATTGAATTAGTTGATCCAATATGATTTGGTAATTACCAGCCACCAAATTTCCAATCTCAAATTCCGGATTGCTAAAAATGAGATATTCTTCATTATTAATGTTCGCTGTATTTACTTCAAGGAGTTGTAAAAACCGTGCAACTGAATCTGCTAGCAAAGCTTTGGAAGTCTCTAATCTATATCCCCTAATTATTGATTTTATGAAGTTTACTTTTACATCATCATTTTCGATTGAAAGACTAACATTGTCACCGTTAATTATTTTTTTGTTGTAATCTATTTGTGAGTAGCAAATAGTGATGTAAAAAATCCAAATAACTGTTAGTACTGTTCTTATTCTCATCTAAATTTAATTCGAAACGTACGTTTCTGTAGCAAAAATAGTGGGTAACGCCCAAATATGGCGCTGTGGCCTCCGAGCTTTATTAATACTGATAAAAGTAGCTTATCTGCCGGTGCATTCAAAGTATCAAGTACGCACTGCGCCAACACAATTTAAAAATCTCCCACGAGCAGAAGATTGTAGAAAAGCTCAGAGTTTCTTGGCGGCAGATAAGCGGGATGTTTTGCAGGCTCTTTACAAAACGCAGTGAAGCACATGACACATACATGATGTTAGTGCCAGTTGCATTGAATAATTGCTTCTATTATTACTAGTTATTGTTTGATTCAATAGAGGTTATCTTGCCTTCATCAATCAGCAATTTCATTTTATCAATTGTCATTTCCTCCAACAACACAATCTTTTTAATATCGGTAGAACTGAATCCCATTGCTTTAAGATTTTTAATCTGAAGGTTTACTCGTTTTTGCTGCTTTATCTTGATTTCCTCTTTAGCTAGTTTATTCGGGAAATAGTACATAAATACCTCCTTCAGATGTCCAACCACACCAGACAGTCCAGTGAAATCTGTGAACCCTGGAGAAGAAAATCTAATTGAAGTAACTGACAAGCCTGAGTCAACCTTACTCGTTGACGTAATAAATGATTGATTTCCATCTTGGAAGATTCCTTCTTCGTGATAAAAACTGCT
This Marinoscillum sp. 108 DNA region includes the following protein-coding sequences:
- a CDS encoding toll/interleukin-1 receptor domain-containing protein, producing the protein MRKKLFISYSDFDKEKIELIISELENHNTFEPLVIASNREALKPLVKKVTDGIESSFVIIPILTAKSISTQWINQEIGYSIAIKKSVKPIVEHQIIKSLKGFIHKQVDLPYSYESQDEKEIENTNFLKAFRDLVSDLESEEEPSGKQESKNPFDETLERVERLKTKRDFERKRQSFLESTEAVEKSEEEVLRMFDLIKQRLHQLREKGVNFGTEEDPNQPSFVFRSNGFSCSFYWVIAYSNSTSDAKLWVKYWKGHFTSNNQAIFYPGNEPQENKAQTFALDVDEDFNFIWRINTSKLKTEEIVNDAFNWIFDRIGEKGLN
- a CDS encoding DUF1330 domain-containing protein, which translates into the protein MRKYMDASPEAGKEFYQHFHNKGKVVMLNLLKFRATADYTNLEALKPAEEISGEEAYQLYMKSTLPELEKAGSRVIYYGKSKSFLIGPDTEKWDAVLLVEHESVSRFMEFAQNGDYLKNAGHRTAALEDSRLLPTNEMSFT
- a CDS encoding carcinine hydrolase/isopenicillin-N N-acyltransferase family protein; the protein is MIKRLSIIPILFLTTTVCWCCTIFCARDQHGQMWAGNNEDFYWYNFSTHIQIVTETDSTLAFIFFDYPNNNFPQGGINEAGLFFDINLVEASEVKNVPFKKVFPGSSSDLMLHMLGRCKSVHEVIELFDSYSLSEMNTAQIHLADKQGNKGIITADSSWLSTQSFQVSTNYNLCHKDDDYKRCWRYPIATSLLKNSEPSFELFSQICDSTAQRQGAFTIYSNVHNLTTGEIWLYYAWNYNNPYKTSFKEMTQLGDTTILFRDLFPEQPVVQAYNKYKSYGFKSGLDVLKNIKNLALRKEKLKLISLDALFLFDFLLQSGRIETTDDDDLISEIIDASDDTELLMLITNQKVSQHNKEMARKKLESIQKSRFNDTLALLAVASIGFIVILIFAFKRKTNKQLTNAKNE